A stretch of DNA from Oscillatoria salina IIICB1:
ACTTTCCAAAATTGGTTGATTAATATGACGGCGGTTTGTATCAACCAAGCTGATTTACCGCCTGTGGAATCAATTAACTATAATTTAAAGGCTGCACCGCCGCCGTTGTGGTGTTATCTCGAACAAGCTTTGGAGTTAATACCACCAACCCTACGCTTGATGGTGTTGATGTCGCAAACTTTTCACTGGAGCGAAACTCGCATTTCTGCTTATCTCCAAGCCGAGGGAGTAGTTATTTCTCCGGCTGAGGTTGAAGTTAAACTTCAAGAAGGTTATCAATTGCTTTCGGAAAATTTACCCGAAGATATTCGCGCGATTTATTTAGGTGAGTCGAAAGCCGATGCTTCCTCAGAGTCGGAAGAGAAAGTTGGAGAGAGTGAAGGTGTAAC
This window harbors:
- a CDS encoding sigma-70 family RNA polymerase sigma factor, which translates into the protein MQRLPQFPESNHSLVKSLFRHSDRQLLSLFKNHPERGRYFTAIFCRYSPIVYTLISHSARSPVQADYLFALTWRHIFYEMRALNLYDEEAGANTFQNWLINMTAVCINQADLPPVESINYNLKAAPPPLWCYLEQALELIPPTLRLMVLMSQTFHWSETRISAYLQAEGVVISPAEVEVKLQEGYQLLSENLPEDIRAIYLGESKADASSESEEKVGESEGVTV